In Flagellatimonas centrodinii, a single window of DNA contains:
- a CDS encoding sensor domain-containing protein, which translates to MIRRLLQRLGQWMGWVAASGLLATGISAVVHAHLLQSELDRGHALGVAQRALADPLERSDEAALLQVARGLFNEPSLGFSFLAVRGLDDTVRVSFGRYENLPVPWLSPAVRHRLRDALYRFTSTSGQQAVRRGTERLGVMEYAVSRDFISTIESDAVDRLRWVGLAGALLSLPLLLALWLQLRTRPARHRDAQMRQRLHPATDGAVPARMRTELVQLDGALLDRLGLAQIVADADGRLISLNATAVRCCGWAADEVERRPVYTVFHAVDVAGGAAEIPLEKALESGADQPVCNGYLKPRHGPPMAVEMMAALLHNADGVTVGAVQLFRDRSADQQDVMRLQAELTHAEAVIDHLEEGVLVTDGVGLIRSANQRAQQLFGYSREALEGVTLSKLMPVPFLNTPGIRLDDFRTQQGASSPPRVVGWRRDATTFPVDLRVQPLAGDSGLRLVTVRDITERLRRDNLAKRFERLLDHALDEVFVFDAQTLLFDSVNRGARRNLGYSLEQLQRMTPLMLASDLSAEQLQVHLNALRGGQVEAVTYRTVHQRADGSGYPVEVRLDYSPDERPPVFIMVASNISARLAVEARLQAEARHDTLTGLPNRAMLADRLQAAMDSALRTGRSLAVLFLDLDHFKQINDTLGHALGDQVLVQVSERLLGLVRRSDTVARLGGDEFVIVAQHLHGSSNAVVLADKILAAFSRRLPIQGHDLVLSLSIGIALYPQDDTDVDGLLQHADQAMYLAKQQGRSGYVMHAAPVSPERRRRADLEQGLPAALALDQLQLGWRLLQTAGGEVRALLAEACWAHPRQGSIAPEALRQVARAAGRVGELELWTLAQASAALRRLPPATEGWLILVPVSAWQLRDSAFLDPLGALLERSPAVRARLVLLLHAASFTAPVAALCEAAAALRARGVGIGLRRDDDIEDPHPLAVDVCLESDISLRGTSRADDVLRLLDPGLTEMSGDLAPLSTRALLSQLTPGGAGD; encoded by the coding sequence ATGATCCGCCGTTTGCTCCAGCGGTTGGGTCAATGGATGGGATGGGTCGCCGCCTCGGGACTGCTGGCCACGGGGATATCGGCCGTCGTTCATGCTCACTTGCTGCAATCGGAACTGGATCGTGGCCACGCCCTCGGGGTCGCCCAACGGGCGTTGGCAGACCCACTGGAGCGGTCCGACGAAGCGGCTTTGCTGCAGGTCGCGCGCGGGTTGTTCAACGAGCCATCACTGGGCTTCAGCTTTCTTGCAGTGCGGGGGCTCGACGACACCGTGCGGGTCAGTTTCGGCCGCTATGAGAACCTGCCGGTGCCGTGGCTCTCTCCCGCGGTACGCCACCGCTTGCGTGATGCGCTGTATCGCTTCACCAGTACCAGCGGCCAACAGGCCGTCCGCCGCGGGACCGAGCGACTCGGGGTCATGGAATATGCGGTGTCGCGAGACTTCATCTCCACCATCGAATCCGATGCGGTCGACCGGCTGCGCTGGGTCGGCCTGGCTGGCGCGTTGCTCAGCTTGCCGTTGCTGTTGGCACTGTGGCTCCAGCTCAGGACCCGACCCGCACGGCACCGCGACGCGCAGATGCGGCAGCGTTTGCACCCTGCAACCGATGGCGCAGTGCCTGCACGCATGCGCACCGAGCTGGTGCAGCTCGACGGCGCGCTGCTGGACCGATTGGGCCTGGCGCAGATCGTTGCCGATGCCGATGGTCGCCTGATCAGTCTCAATGCCACGGCTGTGCGCTGTTGTGGCTGGGCGGCGGATGAGGTTGAGCGACGCCCCGTCTATACCGTTTTTCATGCTGTGGACGTCGCCGGGGGAGCTGCCGAGATCCCCCTCGAGAAGGCGCTGGAATCGGGCGCGGATCAGCCGGTCTGTAACGGCTACCTGAAGCCACGCCATGGCCCACCGATGGCGGTCGAGATGATGGCGGCCCTGCTGCACAACGCCGACGGTGTCACGGTCGGCGCGGTGCAGCTATTCCGCGATCGCAGTGCCGACCAGCAAGACGTCATGCGGCTACAAGCGGAGCTGACGCATGCTGAAGCGGTCATTGACCACCTCGAGGAAGGCGTTCTGGTGACCGATGGCGTCGGTCTGATTCGTTCTGCCAATCAGCGGGCGCAACAGCTGTTCGGCTACAGTCGGGAGGCACTCGAAGGGGTGACACTGAGCAAGCTCATGCCGGTCCCGTTTCTCAATACCCCCGGTATTCGGCTGGACGACTTTCGAACGCAACAGGGAGCCAGCAGCCCTCCGCGGGTGGTCGGTTGGCGGCGCGATGCCACCACGTTCCCCGTCGATTTGCGCGTACAGCCGCTGGCAGGTGACAGCGGCTTGCGGTTGGTGACGGTGCGCGACATTACCGAACGTTTGCGGCGTGACAACCTGGCGAAGCGATTCGAACGTTTGCTCGACCATGCGCTCGACGAAGTGTTCGTATTCGATGCGCAGACCCTGTTGTTCGACAGCGTCAATCGGGGGGCTCGGCGCAACCTCGGCTACAGCCTTGAACAGTTGCAGCGCATGACGCCGCTGATGCTGGCCTCGGACCTGTCGGCCGAGCAATTGCAGGTCCATCTCAATGCATTGCGAGGCGGCCAGGTGGAGGCGGTGACCTATCGCACCGTGCATCAACGCGCCGATGGCAGCGGTTATCCGGTCGAGGTACGCCTCGACTATTCCCCGGATGAACGACCGCCGGTGTTCATCATGGTGGCCAGCAACATCAGCGCCCGGCTGGCCGTCGAGGCCCGGCTACAGGCGGAGGCGCGGCATGACACGCTCACCGGCCTGCCCAACCGAGCCATGCTGGCGGATCGGTTACAGGCGGCAATGGACTCCGCACTGCGAACCGGCCGGTCTCTGGCGGTACTGTTCCTCGACCTTGATCACTTCAAGCAGATCAATGACACCCTGGGGCATGCGCTGGGCGATCAGGTGCTGGTTCAGGTGTCCGAGCGGTTGCTCGGACTGGTTCGCCGCTCCGACACGGTTGCGCGGCTGGGGGGCGACGAGTTCGTTATCGTCGCCCAGCATCTGCACGGCAGTAGCAATGCGGTCGTGTTGGCCGACAAGATTCTGGCTGCCTTTAGCCGACGGTTGCCGATTCAGGGACACGACCTGGTCTTGTCTTTGAGTATCGGCATTGCGCTCTACCCGCAGGATGACACCGACGTCGACGGTCTTCTGCAACATGCGGATCAGGCCATGTACCTGGCCAAGCAACAGGGTCGGTCCGGCTACGTCATGCACGCCGCGCCGGTCTCGCCGGAGCGCCGGCGCCGGGCGGACCTTGAGCAGGGGTTGCCCGCTGCCCTGGCGCTCGACCAACTTCAGCTCGGCTGGCGCCTGCTGCAGACCGCCGGTGGCGAGGTTCGTGCGCTGCTGGCCGAAGCCTGCTGGGCGCATCCTCGACAGGGATCGATCGCGCCAGAGGCCCTGCGTCAGGTCGCACGCGCCGCCGGGCGAGTAGGGGAATTGGAACTCTGGACGCTGGCACAGGCCAGCGCTGCATTGCGGCGGTTGCCCCCAGCGACCGAGGGCTGGCTGATTCTGGTGCCGGTATCGGCATGGCAACTGCGCGACAGCGCATTTCTCGACCCGCTCGGCGCACTGCTGGAACGAAGCCCAGCGGTGCGTGCGCGCCTGGTGTTGCTGCTTCACGCCGCCAGTTTTACCGCACCGGTGGCGGCGCTCTGTGAGGCGGCTGCAGCGCTGCGCGCGCGCGGCGTTGGCATCGGATTGCGACGGGATGACGATATTGAAGATCCCCATCCACTGGCGGTCGATGTCTGTCTCGAGTCCGATATCAGCTTGCGGGGCACCTCCCGCGCCGACGATGTGTTGCGACTACTTGATCCCGGCCTCACCGAGATGTCCGGCGATCTCGCGCCACTCTCGACCCGGGCCCTGCTGTCACAGCTGACGCCGGGGGGAGCCGGGGACTGA
- a CDS encoding tetratricopeptide repeat protein, with translation MYRPLPRLSRRWLPLLGLWIGLAAAQTPGQASFLQGIEAYRSGDYGAALDAFRTAVAAGHQDPNLQFNLGLTHFQLGQWQAAQACFETLAARPAYAAVARYHLALLAARAGHTAAAVDHLQATERLANHPAIRARARAALQRLRSDGDAPAARQYYLYLGSGHDGNPSLISDSVDPDGVTEGRHYAEAFGVVQWPLGKERDLRSSLFARNYPGSDRNDQLGAQVTLRWHDGNGRWQGHQALGLETTQLDHRFMQYLLHVEGVRGRQLGAQRLDLRAQVSGISATGAFQLLSGWRLRTGLQLSRPLGSARGELDLSVAFNERRDLWLGPQFFSQSPVRGEVRFGLAHGTPRALFLQWTLRYRHSHYRHQNRQFDTDGLLQTERRQDDLLSTGLRLRRQLKPSVSLLADYRYDDNASTVPLFDYARSTVSVGIEWQP, from the coding sequence ATGTACCGACCGTTGCCTCGGCTAAGCCGACGCTGGTTGCCCCTGCTGGGGCTGTGGATCGGGCTGGCGGCGGCACAGACGCCCGGCCAGGCGTCGTTTCTGCAAGGCATTGAGGCCTATCGTTCCGGCGACTACGGTGCCGCACTTGATGCCTTCAGGACGGCCGTGGCGGCCGGCCACCAAGACCCCAATCTGCAGTTCAATCTCGGTCTGACCCATTTCCAGCTCGGTCAGTGGCAGGCCGCGCAAGCCTGCTTCGAGACCCTCGCCGCACGACCGGCGTACGCAGCGGTCGCCCGCTATCATCTTGCTCTGCTGGCGGCGCGAGCCGGACACACGGCGGCAGCGGTCGATCACCTGCAGGCGACCGAGCGCCTGGCGAACCATCCGGCCATCCGCGCCCGCGCCCGCGCTGCGCTGCAGCGGCTACGGTCCGATGGCGACGCACCCGCAGCCCGCCAGTACTACCTCTATCTCGGCAGTGGCCACGATGGCAACCCGTCGCTGATCAGCGACAGTGTCGACCCCGACGGGGTCACCGAGGGTCGACACTATGCTGAAGCGTTCGGCGTGGTGCAGTGGCCGCTGGGCAAGGAGCGCGACCTGCGCAGCAGCCTGTTCGCCCGCAACTATCCGGGCAGTGATCGCAACGACCAGCTTGGCGCCCAGGTCACCCTACGCTGGCACGACGGCAACGGACGATGGCAGGGCCATCAGGCGCTGGGGCTCGAAACCACCCAGCTCGACCACCGCTTCATGCAGTATCTCCTGCACGTCGAGGGCGTTCGCGGCCGCCAGTTGGGCGCACAACGACTGGATCTTCGAGCGCAGGTGAGCGGCATCAGTGCCACCGGCGCCTTTCAGCTGCTGAGCGGTTGGCGGCTTCGCACCGGCCTGCAGCTTTCGCGGCCGCTGGGATCGGCCCGAGGTGAGCTTGATCTGTCAGTGGCCTTCAATGAGCGTCGTGATCTGTGGCTGGGCCCGCAGTTCTTCAGTCAGTCACCGGTGCGTGGTGAGGTCCGCTTCGGGCTGGCTCATGGCACACCGCGCGCACTGTTCTTGCAGTGGACGCTGCGCTACCGCCACAGCCACTATCGCCACCAGAATCGGCAGTTCGACACGGACGGGTTGTTGCAGACCGAGAGGCGTCAGGACGATTTGCTGTCGACCGGGCTGCGGCTCCGACGGCAGCTGAAGCCGTCGGTCAGCCTGCTGGCCGACTACCGCTACGACGACAACGCCTCGACCGTGCCCCTGTTCGACTACGCCCGCAGCACCGTGTCGGTCGGCATCGAGTGGCAGCCCTAG
- a CDS encoding anti-sigma factor family protein gives MNCHDCRPLLDDLLDDRLSPPQRMAVRDHLHHCASCSAELEARRALLSTLRALPAPRPPAGLAARLLPRTPRRAPYRLPLAAAAALLVAALSWQMLAPPRGAPIPAVSTAPVDVMADPVRLVFRSPEALTAVTIELQLPPGTRLAHTASGQRTVRWQVDLRAGANLLELPLIYEQDQVAVDAVLTASLRHGDAHRRFVVPVRQPAPPPLTEAPAPARGLASHVPERHHV, from the coding sequence ATGAATTGTCACGACTGCCGCCCCCTGCTGGACGATCTGCTGGACGATCGACTGTCGCCACCCCAGCGGATGGCCGTACGCGATCATCTGCATCACTGCGCGTCCTGCAGCGCCGAGCTGGAGGCGCGGCGTGCGCTGTTGTCGACACTGCGGGCATTGCCGGCGCCGCGCCCACCCGCCGGTCTGGCCGCCCGCCTACTGCCGAGGACGCCCCGACGCGCGCCGTACCGCCTGCCGCTGGCAGCCGCGGCCGCATTGCTGGTCGCCGCACTGAGCTGGCAAATGCTGGCGCCGCCGCGCGGGGCGCCCATCCCTGCCGTCTCAACGGCGCCCGTCGACGTCATGGCTGACCCGGTCCGGCTGGTGTTCCGCAGTCCGGAGGCGCTCACCGCCGTCACCATCGAGCTGCAGCTACCGCCCGGCACCCGTCTGGCGCATACCGCCAGCGGCCAACGCACGGTTCGCTGGCAGGTCGACCTGCGCGCCGGCGCCAATCTGCTGGAGCTGCCGCTGATCTACGAGCAGGACCAGGTTGCGGTCGACGCGGTCCTGACGGCGAGTCTGCGCCACGGAGATGCACATCGCCGCTTCGTCGTGCCGGTGCGCCAGCCGGCACCGCCCCCACTCACCGAAGCCCCCGCGCCTGCGCGCGGGCTCGCATCGCACGTTCCGGAGCGTCATCATGTCTAG
- a CDS encoding RNA polymerase sigma factor — MRPHLDSLYRLAYRFTGRAEDAEDLLQSLMLRLLPHTDTLVGLDRPAPWLARALYNLFVDQHRSRQRQPLDLGHTGDDDDGLDALPAPDQNGPEAAVSRLDRCQYLQQAIDRLPLPQRALIAWHDIEGYTLEELATTHDIPIGTLKSRLHRARARLRRLLDGTLAPAERVEG, encoded by the coding sequence GTGCGTCCGCATCTCGACAGCCTGTACCGTCTCGCATACCGCTTCACCGGCCGTGCCGAAGATGCCGAAGACCTGTTGCAGAGTCTGATGCTCCGGCTACTCCCGCACACCGACACCCTGGTCGGACTGGACCGTCCTGCCCCCTGGTTGGCACGTGCGCTGTACAACCTGTTTGTCGATCAGCATCGCAGCCGCCAACGTCAGCCGCTGGACCTCGGTCATACCGGCGACGATGACGACGGTCTGGATGCCCTGCCGGCGCCCGATCAGAACGGTCCCGAGGCCGCCGTCTCCCGTCTGGATCGATGCCAGTACCTGCAGCAGGCAATAGACCGCCTGCCGCTGCCGCAAAGGGCCCTGATCGCCTGGCACGACATCGAGGGGTACACGCTGGAAGAATTAGCCACCACCCACGACATTCCCATCGGCACCCTCAAGTCGAGACTGCACCGCGCGCGCGCGCGTCTGCGGCGGTTGCTTGACGGAACCCTGGCGCCGGCCGAACGTGTAGAGGGATGA
- a CDS encoding tetratricopeptide repeat protein yields MHRLKRYLLVLLACSASTGTAVAQQEYTADLLAQGQTVRAIDELEAQLGQNPFDPVTLNNLAVARGERGDFFVAADLLRRAHRLAPAHPVIEQNLTQVDAWISHHADSGRIAPLTEDRRLRLPPEPPPLWR; encoded by the coding sequence ATGCACAGACTGAAGCGCTACTTGCTGGTTCTGCTGGCCTGCTCGGCCTCCACCGGTACCGCGGTCGCACAACAGGAGTACACCGCCGACCTGCTCGCACAGGGCCAGACTGTGCGCGCCATCGATGAGCTGGAAGCCCAGCTCGGCCAGAACCCGTTTGATCCGGTGACCCTCAACAACCTGGCGGTGGCGCGGGGCGAGCGCGGCGACTTCTTCGTCGCTGCCGACCTGCTGCGACGCGCGCACCGGTTGGCACCAGCACATCCGGTGATCGAACAGAACCTGACACAGGTCGATGCCTGGATCAGCCATCACGCCGACAGCGGCCGTATTGCCCCGCTCACCGAAGACCGCCGTTTGCGTCTGCCACCGGAACCGCCGCCACTCTGGCGCTAA
- a CDS encoding cellulose biosynthesis protein BcsC: MAPRLQTLSARLLALALLTGTGGAVWADDAAISRLAEQARFWEQRNRPALATENWQRLLEADPDNEEALGRLGVLANSAGNPDQAEVWAARLRAVNPDSRYLRDISASRAVLQIDAAGLARARSLASEQKIVEAIDAYRRAFDGDPPSDPLRLEYYQVLAADDARRDEAMIALATLASRNPQSPEYALALARQQTYRQSTRREGIRGLRQLHDKAAVRQEAVAAWRQALIWLEATPADEPLFDQYLAVMKGDEAIGAKRTRLRAERPDSPQRQRDAAVQRAFDRLEARADADAERQFNALLRQSPNNAGALGGLGLVRLRQERYAEADTLLGRAMAAQPAQAGRWREAQRSARFFTRFRAANLAREAGDVGTALGEYRAAFAAAPADLDPSLRTAYAAALASAGETAAAERELRTVLAARPRNVDARTQLAQLLARDGRLEAAEAVAADGPDSVRAAIAPAQADALRARAQQAAQRGDDERALRDLRQALALSPNNPWVRLDLARLLRARGEGLEADALISSLQQTHPDLPEVQMAQAYALADANRWLDVLYELERMPLQQRNADATALQRRAWIQYQLERASIAAEAGAMDIAYGAMAAADRAAGNDPDYLGALAGGWAGLGDPARALSYLRRSFEGRPASADQRLQYAALLLQLGQDVEFESTADLLLRQPLTSAQSATLEGLIVDYRIRLADRARERGDLADAYALLREVVMRRPQEARVQMALARVFEAGGDQTQALAIYDRLLATEPEHREALAGAANSALASGDPTLAEARVDAFRKRFPDSVEAADFAGRLAEQNGNTGLALRHYETAAARRAKTPIVASAPRPPRLELISADDVRMPLLPRPAADADDWQGVLPQRPLQPRPSTFDTSVPPRGAADPFAPRQSLPGLRLETSTSTQSRQPPARPRAASPSTTPRATTGLRLKVDDSLAHTPGRTPTATRAAVPSTVRSATARDTGGRGVDAESDPLERLRAQNSGWLGGALHSRVRDGESGLSRLFNIETPMELRGGVSRVGQFGVRAVPVYLDAGSISGEQLLRFGALPLINGGDDTRSLSDSGLALGLTYRAGTFSADIGSTPLGFTEERLTGGVRWAPTTEVWRFAFDLSRRPVSDSILAYAGIEDPLLGVTTGAINRTGARIDIAYDLGRIGVYGNFGFSTFDGRNTDDNSAGELGGGVYVRALRDGRRTLTYGLNITTFFYDKNRRYFTFGHGGYFSPQFFLGVTVPVELSGTWGKISYRLNGALGLQTFREDGAALFPNNANLQAELEDIIDANPDTRLVGGYASSSQSGLGYAMGGALEYRVSPTLFVGGAVGSDNARDFTEYQFTGFLRYYFHPQIGVPEAPRPLSAHFNWGGK; this comes from the coding sequence ATGGCACCGCGACTCCAAACACTAAGCGCCCGCCTGCTGGCGCTCGCCCTGCTGACCGGTACCGGTGGTGCCGTCTGGGCAGACGATGCCGCGATCAGCCGCCTGGCCGAACAAGCGCGGTTCTGGGAACAGCGAAACCGCCCGGCGCTGGCAACCGAGAATTGGCAGCGATTGCTGGAGGCTGACCCGGACAACGAGGAAGCGCTCGGCCGGCTCGGGGTACTCGCGAACAGCGCCGGCAACCCCGACCAGGCCGAGGTCTGGGCGGCGCGCCTGCGCGCCGTCAATCCCGATTCCCGCTACCTGCGCGACATCAGCGCCAGCCGGGCAGTCCTGCAGATCGACGCGGCCGGACTGGCGCGCGCGCGCAGCCTCGCCAGTGAACAGAAGATCGTGGAAGCCATCGACGCCTATCGGCGTGCATTCGACGGCGACCCGCCGAGTGATCCGCTGCGGCTGGAGTACTACCAGGTGCTGGCCGCGGACGACGCACGACGGGATGAGGCGATGATCGCACTGGCCACCCTTGCATCCCGCAATCCGCAGTCACCGGAATATGCCCTGGCCCTCGCCCGGCAGCAGACCTACCGGCAATCAACCCGCCGCGAGGGCATCCGTGGGCTGCGGCAACTGCATGACAAGGCGGCAGTCCGCCAGGAAGCCGTCGCCGCCTGGCGTCAGGCACTGATCTGGCTGGAAGCGACACCGGCCGACGAACCCTTGTTCGACCAGTATCTGGCCGTGATGAAGGGCGACGAGGCGATCGGCGCCAAGCGCACCCGGCTGCGCGCGGAGCGCCCGGACTCGCCACAGCGTCAGCGGGATGCCGCGGTGCAACGTGCCTTTGATCGGCTCGAAGCGAGGGCCGATGCCGACGCCGAGCGCCAGTTCAACGCCCTGCTCCGGCAATCCCCCAACAATGCCGGCGCGCTCGGCGGGCTGGGGCTGGTGCGCCTGCGACAGGAGCGCTACGCCGAGGCCGACACGCTGCTGGGCCGCGCCATGGCAGCACAGCCGGCGCAGGCAGGCCGCTGGCGCGAGGCACAACGTTCCGCCCGCTTTTTCACCCGCTTCCGGGCCGCCAATCTGGCGCGCGAAGCCGGTGACGTCGGTACGGCGCTGGGCGAATATCGAGCTGCCTTTGCGGCCGCACCCGCCGACCTCGATCCCAGTCTGCGAACAGCCTACGCCGCGGCGCTGGCAAGCGCCGGTGAAACCGCCGCTGCCGAGCGCGAGCTCCGCACTGTCCTGGCAGCACGCCCGCGCAATGTCGATGCACGCACGCAGTTGGCACAGTTGCTGGCACGCGACGGCCGACTGGAAGCAGCCGAAGCCGTCGCGGCCGATGGCCCTGACAGCGTCCGCGCCGCCATTGCCCCGGCGCAGGCCGATGCCCTGCGCGCCCGCGCCCAGCAGGCAGCCCAGCGTGGCGATGACGAACGCGCTCTGCGCGACCTTCGTCAGGCCCTGGCACTGTCACCGAACAATCCCTGGGTTCGCCTTGACCTCGCCCGTCTGTTGCGTGCTCGTGGCGAGGGACTCGAAGCCGATGCCCTCATCAGCAGTCTGCAGCAGACCCATCCCGATCTGCCGGAAGTACAGATGGCGCAGGCCTATGCATTGGCGGACGCCAACCGCTGGCTGGACGTGCTCTACGAACTGGAACGCATGCCGCTGCAGCAACGCAATGCCGATGCAACGGCCCTGCAACGGCGCGCCTGGATCCAATACCAGCTGGAGCGCGCCAGCATCGCTGCCGAGGCCGGCGCGATGGACATCGCCTATGGCGCCATGGCGGCAGCCGATCGCGCTGCCGGCAATGACCCGGACTATCTCGGTGCCCTGGCCGGTGGCTGGGCCGGTCTCGGCGACCCTGCCCGTGCGCTCAGCTATCTACGCCGAAGCTTCGAGGGACGCCCGGCGAGCGCCGACCAACGCCTGCAGTACGCCGCGCTGCTGCTGCAATTGGGCCAGGACGTCGAGTTCGAAAGCACTGCCGATCTGTTGTTGCGGCAGCCGCTCACCAGCGCGCAGTCCGCAACGCTCGAGGGCCTGATCGTCGACTACCGCATCCGGCTGGCCGACCGCGCCCGAGAGCGCGGTGATCTGGCCGACGCCTATGCGCTGCTGCGCGAAGTGGTCATGCGGCGACCGCAGGAGGCCCGCGTGCAAATGGCGCTGGCGAGGGTGTTCGAGGCTGGCGGTGACCAGACCCAGGCGTTAGCGATCTATGACCGGCTGCTGGCAACCGAGCCTGAACATCGCGAGGCACTCGCCGGCGCCGCTAACAGCGCCCTGGCCAGCGGCGACCCGACGCTGGCCGAGGCACGGGTCGATGCCTTCCGCAAGCGATTCCCCGACAGCGTCGAGGCCGCCGACTTCGCCGGCCGGCTGGCAGAACAGAACGGCAACACTGGTCTGGCATTGCGTCACTACGAAACCGCTGCCGCCCGCCGCGCCAAGACGCCAATCGTGGCATCGGCGCCACGGCCGCCACGGCTGGAGCTGATCAGCGCGGATGACGTCCGCATGCCCCTGCTCCCGCGGCCGGCGGCGGATGCCGACGACTGGCAGGGCGTATTGCCACAACGCCCATTGCAGCCACGGCCATCGACCTTCGATACTTCGGTGCCGCCGCGAGGTGCCGCCGATCCGTTCGCGCCGCGCCAATCCCTGCCGGGCCTGCGCTTGGAAACTTCAACGTCGACCCAATCCCGCCAGCCGCCGGCCCGCCCGCGAGCGGCGTCACCGTCGACGACGCCGAGGGCCACTACCGGCTTACGCCTGAAGGTGGATGACTCTCTCGCCCACACGCCCGGCCGGACACCGACCGCCACCCGAGCAGCGGTTCCGTCCACGGTTCGCTCGGCGACCGCACGCGACACTGGCGGCCGCGGCGTCGACGCGGAAAGCGATCCGCTGGAACGTCTGCGCGCCCAGAACAGCGGTTGGTTGGGTGGCGCCCTGCACTCGCGGGTTCGTGATGGCGAGTCCGGGTTGTCCCGGCTATTCAACATCGAGACCCCCATGGAGCTCCGTGGTGGCGTCAGCCGCGTCGGCCAGTTCGGCGTCCGGGCGGTGCCGGTATACCTGGATGCCGGCAGCATCTCCGGCGAACAGCTGCTGCGATTCGGCGCATTGCCGCTGATCAATGGGGGCGACGACACGCGGTCGCTCAGCGACAGCGGGCTGGCGCTTGGGCTGACCTATCGTGCCGGTACGTTCTCTGCCGATATCGGATCGACGCCGCTGGGCTTCACGGAGGAGCGGCTGACCGGCGGGGTCCGCTGGGCCCCCACCACCGAGGTCTGGCGTTTCGCCTTTGATCTTTCGCGACGCCCGGTCAGTGACAGCATATTGGCCTACGCCGGCATCGAGGATCCGTTACTGGGCGTCACCACCGGCGCCATCAATCGAACCGGGGCTCGGATCGACATCGCCTATGATCTGGGGCGCATCGGGGTTTACGGCAACTTCGGCTTCTCCACCTTTGACGGCCGCAATACCGATGACAATTCCGCTGGTGAGCTGGGCGGCGGCGTCTATGTCCGTGCCCTGCGGGATGGCCGCCGCACACTCACCTACGGGCTCAACATCACCACGTTCTTCTACGACAAGAACCGCCGTTACTTCACCTTCGGCCACGGCGGCTACTTCAGTCCGCAGTTCTTTCTCGGTGTCACCGTGCCGGTGGAACTCAGCGGGACCTGGGGCAAGATCAGCTATCGCCTGAATGGCGCACTGGGGCTGCAGACCTTCCGCGAGGACGGCGCCGCGCTGTTCCCCAACAACGCCAATCTGCAGGCCGAGCTGGAGGACATCATTGATGCCAATCCGGATACCCGATTGGTCGGCGGGTATGCCAGCAGCAGCCAGTCCGGGCTGGGCTATGCCATGGGGGGCGCGCTCGAGTATCGCGTGTCGCCGACACTGTTCGTCGGTGGCGCCGTCGGCTCGGACAACGCACGCGACTTCACCGAATATCAGTTCACCGGCTTCCTGCGGTACTACTTCCATCCGCAGATCGGCGTGCCTGAGGCCCCACGGCCCTTGTCCGCCCACTTCAATTGGGGAGGCAAGTGA